From a single Sus scrofa isolate TJ Tabasco breed Duroc chromosome 13, Sscrofa11.1, whole genome shotgun sequence genomic region:
- the LOC106505701 gene encoding proline-rich protein 23B-like, with translation MSLPAHPTPPPPSARPGGAPPEPRGPGPAKRRRPGEPSGPESESESESESEASPRLHQEAEPAACAAAAALPSVVGLAAGCALYLALGDVDLLLEPEPTAARQVSVGDRLLVLVPEALLGSGAEGAWGPGLPPGAFLSAPGEALALGEGFFCVAVPEVVIQAEAQEVEDAAAQFQAPALHEASGWVPGPRSPAAAAPPSPAAGLGLAAWVSGPSDVCDVSDDDLVDDDEDEDPQGFNPEPWPHAVHPSPQRRSPHHHSKLDLHLLAPLRDVSEDDHEAPLQCLPASPCPGPQGRPPRPQGPLRKARRRLILD, from the exons ATGTCACTGCCTGCACATCCGACCCCCCCACCACCCTCGGCCAGGCCCGGAGGGGCGCCACCAG AGCCCCGAGGACCCGGCCCTGCCAAGCGGCGCCGACCCGGCGAGCCCTCGGGACCCGAGTCCGAGTCCGAGTCCGAGTCCGAGTCCGAGGCGTCGCCCCGCCTGCACCAAGAAGCGGAGCCCGCGGCCTGCGCCGCCGCGGCCGCGCTCCCCTCCGTGGTGGGCCTGGCGGCCGGCTGTGCCCTGTACCTGGCCCTGGGCGACGTCGACCTGCTGCTGGAGCCCGAGCCCACGGCCGCGCGGCAAGTGTCTGTCGGCGATCGCCTCCTGGTGCTGGTCCCCGAGGCCCTCCTGGGCTCGGGCGCTGAAGGCGCCTGGGGCCCAGGCCTGCCACCGGGCGCTTTCCTGAGCGCCCCGGgggaggccctggccctgggggaggggttcTTCTGCGTGGCTGTCCCAGAGGTCGTCATCCAAGCAGAGGCCCAGGAGGTGGAGGACGCGGCCGCCCAGTTCCAGGCGCCTGCCCTGCATGAAGCGTCTGGCTGGGTCCCTGGGCCTCGGAGCCCCGCGGCTGccgcccccccatcccccgctGCGGGCCTCGGCCTCGCCGCCTGGGTGTCCGGCCCCAGCGATGTCTGCGATGTCTCCGACGACGACCTCGTGGACGACGACGAGGATGAGGACCCACAGGGCTTCAACCCAGAGCCCTGGCCCCACGCTGTCCACCCTAGTCCCCAGAGGCGCTCCCCTCACCACCACTCCAAGCTGGACTTGCACCTTCTGGCCCCCTTGCGTGACGTCTCTGAGGACGACCACGAGGCACCGCTCCAGTGTCTCCCCGCATCTCCTTGTCCAGGTCCCCAGGGGCGCCCCCCACGCCCTCAGGGTCCTCTGCGCAAGGCCAGGAGACGCCTGATCCTGGACTGA